The following coding sequences are from one Pseudomonas oryzae window:
- a CDS encoding PA3496 family putative envelope integrity protein, giving the protein MAQAKTDLDLEEDFVVDAEPDDAEAKDAPTSKTNLAKRRVIDNLLEERRLKRQLADYDFDL; this is encoded by the coding sequence ATGGCACAAGCCAAGACCGACCTCGACCTGGAAGAAGACTTCGTCGTCGACGCCGAACCGGATGACGCCGAAGCCAAGGATGCCCCGACCAGCAAGACCAACCTGGCCAAGCGGCGCGTGATCGACAACCTGCTCGAGGAGCGTCGCCTGAAGAGACAACTGGCCGATTACGACTTCGACCTGTAA
- the rsxG gene encoding electron transport complex subunit RsxG, with protein MLPEMPRSMLRNALILGLFAVATVGVVAITQQGTATRIEQAEREAQVRALAEILPAESYDNHLLDNRLQLADPLLGSAGPLPAYLALKGGQPSAVILQAIAPDGYSGSIRLLIGIHADGRLAGVRVLAHKETPGLGDKIELAKSPWVLAFNGKSLSDPDEAGWAVKKDQGQFDQFAGATITPRAVVKAVHHALQYFDAHKAELFARIATAPAAAAPAEERAQ; from the coding sequence ATGCTGCCGGAAATGCCGCGTTCGATGCTGAGGAACGCCCTGATCCTCGGCCTGTTCGCCGTCGCCACCGTCGGCGTGGTGGCTATCACCCAGCAGGGTACCGCCACGCGTATCGAGCAGGCCGAGCGCGAGGCCCAGGTGCGCGCGCTGGCCGAGATCCTCCCCGCCGAAAGCTACGACAACCACCTGCTGGACAACCGCCTGCAGCTCGCCGATCCGCTGCTTGGCAGCGCCGGTCCGCTGCCGGCCTACCTGGCGCTCAAGGGCGGCCAGCCGAGCGCCGTCATCCTCCAGGCCATCGCCCCGGACGGCTACAGCGGCAGCATCCGCCTGCTGATCGGCATCCACGCCGACGGCCGCCTGGCCGGCGTGCGCGTGCTTGCCCACAAGGAAACCCCGGGCCTCGGCGACAAGATCGAGCTGGCCAAGAGCCCCTGGGTGCTGGCCTTCAACGGCAAGTCGCTGAGCGATCCGGACGAGGCCGGCTGGGCGGTGAAGAAGGATCAGGGTCAGTTCGACCAGTTCGCCGGCGCCACCATCACCCCGCGTGCGGTGGTCAAGGCCGTGCACCATGCCCTGCAGTACTTCGATGCCCACAAGGCCGAACTGTTCGCCCGGATCGCCACCGCGCCGGCGGCTGCGGCCCCCGCCGAGGAGCGCGCACAATGA
- a CDS encoding GlcG/HbpS family heme-binding protein: protein MSQRIALLSLPGLALCAASALAAPAGVAERADVSLELANRLLDATLAACHAEGRSAVAAVLDRGGNLVALQRDDNVGPHNTLAAQRKAYTALSTKTPSGLLAERARSNPEAANLNTLDELLLLGGGLPLKVGDQVIGAIGVAGAGGAANDEACAQQAIDRVLTQTL from the coding sequence ATGTCCCAGCGTATCGCCCTGTTGTCCCTCCCGGGTCTCGCCCTGTGCGCCGCCAGTGCGCTGGCCGCACCAGCCGGCGTCGCCGAGCGCGCCGACGTATCCCTCGAGCTGGCCAACCGCCTGCTCGACGCCACCCTCGCCGCCTGTCATGCCGAAGGCCGCAGCGCGGTGGCCGCGGTGCTCGACCGCGGCGGCAACCTGGTCGCCCTGCAGCGCGACGACAACGTCGGCCCGCACAACACCCTGGCCGCGCAGCGCAAGGCCTACACCGCGCTGTCGACCAAGACCCCCAGCGGCCTGCTCGCCGAGCGCGCCCGCAGCAACCCCGAGGCGGCCAACCTCAACACCCTGGACGAGCTGCTGCTGCTCGGCGGCGGCCTGCCGCTGAAGGTCGGCGACCAGGTGATCGGCGCCATCGGCGTGGCCGGCGCCGGCGGCGCGGCCAACGACGAGGCCTGCGCGCAGCAGGCCATCGACCGCGTCCTTACGCAAACCCTCTGA
- the uraH gene encoding hydroxyisourate hydrolase, translating into MTLFKQLCAGALLASLSSLALAAGNPLSVHVLNLENGLPSPGVEVTLEKQAGNAWQALNSATTNEQGRITALFPEGKTLEKGTYRVTFKTGEWFAEHKAATFFPEVPVIFSADGSVPHYHIPLLLSPYGYSTYRGN; encoded by the coding sequence ATGACCCTGTTCAAGCAACTCTGCGCCGGCGCCCTGCTCGCCAGCCTGTCCTCCCTGGCGCTGGCCGCCGGCAACCCGCTCAGCGTGCACGTACTCAACCTGGAGAACGGCCTGCCCTCGCCGGGCGTCGAGGTGACCCTGGAGAAACAGGCCGGCAACGCCTGGCAGGCACTGAACAGCGCCACCACCAACGAGCAGGGCCGCATCACCGCGCTGTTCCCGGAAGGCAAGACGCTGGAGAAGGGCACCTACCGGGTGACCTTCAAGACCGGCGAGTGGTTCGCCGAGCACAAGGCGGCGACCTTCTTCCCCGAGGTGCCGGTGATCTTCAGCGCCGATGGCAGCGTGCCGCACTACCACATCCCGCTGCTGCTCAGCCCCTACGGCTACTCGACCTATCGCGGCAACTGA
- the rsxC gene encoding electron transport complex subunit RsxC: MTVRAKIWDIHGGIHPPERKELSNRTPIQPAPLPRQLILPLSQHIGAPAEPCVAVGERVLKGQLIATGPTFVSAAVHAPTSGTVTFIGPQPYPHASGMLAPAIVIDTDGLDQWCELAPCADFRALEPAALLAKIRDAGINGLGGAGFPTAVKLTARPQQKIHTLVINGTECEPYITADDLLMREKAAELVVGIDILVQLIQPDEVLIGIEDNKPEAIAAVRAALSERSYQVRVFPTKYPSGGEKQLIQILTGREVPSGGLPADIGILCQNVGTAVAIHDAVVLGRPLISRVTTLTGEALARPMNVEALIGTPVSELLAFAGLDQTRLERLIMGGPMMGFTLPTLDVPLIKTTNCLLAPTRQELPPPPPAMPCIRCGECALACPASLLPQQLHFFALGQEHEQLKAHNLFDCIECGACAYVCPSSIPLVQYYRVAKAEIRELEQKQQKAEHSKQRFELRQERLRREEERKEEERRARAEKAARAKAAQAEAAAAPVASAAPAVNEELKRLKIEASMAQVALKKAEKQLAQHDTPELHAQVAELRSALETAQKALAEAQAAAPAAAPAPAAKPAGDEALKKAKIEAAMLKAQIRKLEKVEAPDDAQQAELAKLREQLAAADQALAAAESSAAAPAAKPAGDEALKKAKIEAAMLKAQIRKLEKVEAPSDEQQAELARLREQLAAADQALAAAESSAAAPAAKPAGDEALKKAKIEAAMLKAQIRKLEKVEAPDDAQQAELARLREQLAAADQALAALEQPAASAPAESAAPAKAEIDPLKKAKVELAMKRAELKKAEKAGADEAELAKLREALAGAEQALHAAEDASSKPAPELVRTDKRPIDETTRALKTEVAFARADLRKLERDENADPAALDAARARLAEAEGKLAEQQST; encoded by the coding sequence ATGACCGTTCGCGCCAAGATCTGGGACATCCACGGCGGCATCCATCCGCCGGAGCGCAAGGAGCTGTCCAACCGCACGCCGATCCAGCCGGCACCGCTGCCCAGGCAGCTGATCCTGCCGCTGAGCCAGCACATCGGCGCTCCGGCCGAGCCCTGCGTGGCGGTCGGCGAGCGCGTGCTCAAGGGCCAGCTGATCGCCACCGGCCCCACCTTCGTCAGCGCGGCCGTGCATGCACCGACCTCCGGCACCGTGACCTTCATCGGCCCGCAGCCCTATCCGCACGCCTCCGGCATGCTCGCCCCGGCCATCGTCATCGACACCGACGGTCTCGACCAGTGGTGCGAACTTGCGCCCTGCGCCGACTTCCGTGCCCTCGAGCCCGCAGCGCTGCTGGCGAAGATCCGCGACGCCGGCATCAACGGCCTGGGCGGCGCCGGCTTCCCCACCGCGGTCAAGCTCACCGCCAGGCCGCAGCAGAAGATCCACACCCTGGTGATCAACGGCACCGAGTGCGAGCCATACATCACCGCCGACGATCTGCTGATGCGCGAGAAGGCTGCCGAACTGGTGGTCGGCATCGACATCCTGGTCCAGCTGATCCAGCCGGACGAGGTGCTGATCGGCATCGAGGACAACAAGCCCGAGGCCATCGCCGCGGTGCGCGCCGCGCTCAGCGAGCGCAGCTATCAGGTACGGGTGTTCCCCACCAAGTACCCGTCCGGTGGCGAGAAGCAGCTGATCCAGATCCTCACCGGCCGCGAGGTGCCCTCCGGCGGCCTGCCGGCGGACATCGGCATCCTCTGCCAGAACGTCGGCACCGCCGTGGCCATCCACGATGCCGTGGTGCTCGGCCGGCCGCTGATCTCGCGGGTCACCACCCTGACCGGCGAGGCGCTGGCCAGGCCGATGAACGTCGAGGCGCTGATCGGCACCCCGGTCAGCGAGCTGCTGGCCTTCGCCGGCCTCGACCAGACCAGGCTGGAGCGCCTGATCATGGGCGGGCCGATGATGGGCTTCACCCTGCCCACGCTCGACGTGCCGCTGATCAAGACCACCAACTGCCTGCTGGCACCGACCCGCCAGGAGCTGCCGCCGCCGCCGCCGGCGATGCCGTGCATCCGCTGCGGCGAATGTGCCCTGGCCTGCCCGGCCAGCCTGCTGCCGCAGCAGCTGCACTTCTTCGCCCTCGGCCAGGAGCACGAGCAGCTCAAGGCGCACAACCTGTTCGACTGCATCGAGTGCGGTGCCTGCGCCTACGTCTGCCCGTCGAGCATCCCGCTGGTGCAGTACTACCGGGTCGCCAAGGCGGAAATCCGCGAACTGGAGCAGAAGCAGCAGAAGGCCGAGCACTCCAAGCAGCGCTTCGAGCTGCGCCAGGAGCGCCTGCGCCGCGAGGAAGAACGCAAGGAAGAGGAACGCCGCGCCCGCGCCGAGAAGGCCGCACGCGCCAAGGCGGCGCAGGCCGAAGCCGCCGCCGCCCCGGTCGCGAGCGCCGCACCGGCGGTGAACGAGGAACTCAAGCGCCTGAAGATCGAGGCCAGCATGGCCCAGGTGGCGCTGAAGAAGGCCGAGAAGCAGCTGGCCCAGCACGACACCCCCGAACTGCACGCCCAGGTCGCCGAGCTGCGCAGCGCACTGGAAACCGCACAGAAGGCCCTCGCCGAAGCCCAGGCCGCCGCCCCGGCCGCAGCGCCAGCCCCCGCCGCCAAGCCGGCCGGCGACGAAGCGCTGAAGAAGGCCAAGATCGAGGCCGCCATGCTCAAGGCGCAGATCCGCAAGCTGGAGAAGGTCGAGGCGCCAGACGACGCCCAACAGGCCGAGCTGGCCAAGCTGCGCGAGCAGCTCGCCGCCGCCGACCAGGCCCTGGCCGCCGCCGAAAGCAGCGCCGCCGCACCCGCCGCCAAGCCGGCCGGCGACGAGGCGCTGAAGAAGGCCAAGATCGAGGCCGCCATGCTCAAGGCGCAGATCCGCAAGCTGGAGAAGGTCGAGGCGCCGAGCGACGAACAGCAGGCCGAGCTGGCCAGGCTGCGCGAGCAGCTCGCCGCCGCCGACCAGGCCCTGGCCGCCGCCGAAAGCAGCGCCGCCGCACCCGCCGCCAAGCCGGCCGGCGACGAGGCGCTGAAGAAGGCCAAGATCGAGGCCGCCATGCTCAAGGCGCAGATCCGCAAGCTGGAGAAGGTCGAGGCGCCAGACGACGCCCAACAGGCCGAGCTGGCCAGGCTGCGCGAGCAGCTCGCCGCCGCCGACCAGGCCCTGGCCGCCCTGGAGCAGCCGGCCGCCTCGGCGCCGGCCGAATCTGCAGCACCGGCCAAGGCCGAGATCGACCCGCTGAAGAAGGCCAAGGTCGAACTGGCGATGAAGCGCGCCGAACTGAAGAAGGCCGAGAAGGCCGGCGCCGACGAGGCCGAGCTGGCGAAGTTGCGCGAGGCCCTGGCGGGCGCCGAGCAGGCCCTGCACGCCGCCGAGGACGCTTCCAGCAAGCCGGCGCCGGAGCTGGTGCGCACCGACAAGCGCCCCATCGACGAGACCACCCGTGCGCTGAAGACCGAAGTGGCCTTCGCCCGCGCCGACCTGCGCAAGCTGGAGCGTGACGAGAACGCCGACCCGGCGGCGCTGGACGCCGCCCGCGCGCGCCTGGCCGAGGCTGAAGGCAAGCTGGCTGAGCAGCAGAGCACATGA
- a CDS encoding electron transport complex subunit E, translating to MSQSYREIAVNGLWKNNPGLVQLLGLCPLLGTSNSTVNALGLGLATALVLACSNAAVSSIRSVTQTAVRLPAFVMIIAALTTCIELLMQAFTYELYQILGIFIPLITTNCIILGRADGFAAKNGIARSAFDGLMMGIGFGLVLLALGAIRELLGTGTLFANMELLFGPIAADWELNLFGSDYKGFLLAILPPGAFLVLGLLIAGKNILDERAEARAKASAPTPEPAPSRRVRVTGVVE from the coding sequence ATGAGCCAGAGCTACCGCGAAATCGCCGTCAACGGCCTGTGGAAGAACAACCCCGGCCTGGTCCAGCTGCTCGGCCTGTGCCCGCTGCTCGGCACCAGCAACTCGACGGTCAACGCCCTCGGCCTGGGCCTGGCCACCGCGCTGGTGCTGGCCTGCTCCAACGCCGCGGTGTCGTCCATCCGCAGCGTGACGCAGACCGCCGTGCGCCTGCCGGCCTTCGTGATGATCATCGCCGCGCTGACCACCTGCATCGAACTGCTGATGCAGGCGTTCACCTACGAGCTGTACCAGATACTCGGCATCTTCATCCCGCTGATCACCACCAACTGCATCATCCTCGGCCGCGCCGACGGTTTCGCCGCGAAGAACGGCATCGCCCGCTCGGCGTTCGACGGCCTGATGATGGGCATCGGCTTCGGCCTGGTACTGCTGGCACTCGGCGCCATCCGCGAACTGCTCGGCACCGGCACGCTGTTCGCCAACATGGAGCTGCTGTTCGGCCCGATCGCCGCCGACTGGGAGCTCAACCTGTTCGGCAGCGACTACAAGGGCTTCCTGCTGGCCATCCTGCCGCCTGGCGCCTTCCTCGTGCTGGGCCTGCTGATCGCCGGCAAGAACATCCTCGACGAACGCGCCGAGGCGCGCGCCAAGGCCAGTGCACCGACCCCGGAACCGGCGCCGAGCCGCCGCGTGCGGGTCACCGGCGTGGTGGAGTGA
- the sstT gene encoding serine/threonine transporter SstT — protein MSNTIATPLPLLQRLARTSLVGQIVLGLIAGILLATLAPQAAQSVGFVGNLFVAALKAVAPPLVFLLVTSAIASHKRGQATHIRPVLALYLISTLAAALVGVGASFLFPSTLVLSGSGPAASAPGGIGEVLVSLLGNLLANPVDALLKANFIGILAWAVGLGIALRHASDTTRTVLHDLSQGMTLIVRVVIRFAPLGAFGLVAAALAEAGLDALLGYARLLAVLVGCMLLIALVVNPLIVYWKIRRNPYPLVFTCLRESGLTAFFTRSSAANIPVNLQLCERLGLHEDTYSVSIPLGATINMAGAAITISVLSLAAVHTLGIAVDLPTALLLCVIASISAAGVSGVAGGSLLLIPLATSLFGIPSEIAMQVVAIGFIISIVQDSAETALNSSTDVLLTAAACLAQQD, from the coding sequence ATGAGCAACACCATCGCTACGCCGCTGCCGCTTCTGCAGCGGCTCGCCCGCACCAGTCTGGTCGGCCAGATCGTCCTCGGCCTGATCGCCGGCATCCTGCTGGCCACGCTCGCCCCGCAGGCAGCCCAATCCGTCGGTTTCGTCGGTAACCTGTTCGTCGCCGCGCTCAAGGCCGTGGCCCCGCCGCTGGTGTTCCTGCTGGTGACCTCGGCCATCGCCAGCCACAAGCGCGGCCAGGCCACCCATATCCGCCCGGTGCTCGCCCTGTACCTGATCAGTACCCTGGCCGCCGCCCTGGTCGGCGTCGGCGCCAGCTTCCTGTTCCCCTCGACACTGGTGCTGAGCGGCAGCGGCCCTGCGGCCAGCGCGCCCGGCGGCATCGGCGAGGTGCTGGTCTCGCTGCTGGGCAACCTGCTGGCCAATCCGGTGGACGCCCTGCTCAAGGCCAACTTCATCGGCATCCTGGCCTGGGCCGTCGGCCTCGGCATCGCCCTGCGCCATGCCAGCGATACCACCCGCACCGTGCTGCACGACCTGTCGCAGGGCATGACCCTGATCGTCCGCGTGGTGATCCGCTTCGCGCCGCTGGGCGCCTTCGGCCTGGTCGCCGCGGCGCTGGCGGAGGCCGGCCTCGACGCGCTGCTCGGCTATGCCCGTCTGCTGGCGGTGCTGGTCGGCTGCATGCTGCTGATCGCGCTGGTGGTCAACCCGCTGATCGTGTACTGGAAGATCCGCCGCAACCCCTACCCGCTGGTGTTCACCTGCCTGCGCGAGAGCGGCCTCACCGCCTTCTTCACCCGCAGCTCAGCGGCCAACATTCCGGTCAACCTGCAGCTGTGCGAGCGCCTCGGCCTGCACGAGGACACCTACTCGGTGTCGATCCCGCTCGGCGCCACCATCAACATGGCCGGCGCGGCCATCACCATCAGCGTGCTGAGCCTGGCCGCGGTGCACACCCTGGGCATCGCCGTCGACCTCCCCACCGCCCTGCTGCTGTGCGTGATCGCCTCGATCAGCGCCGCCGGCGTGTCCGGCGTGGCCGGTGGCTCGCTGCTGCTGATCCCGCTGGCCACCAGCCTGTTCGGCATCCCCAGCGAGATCGCCATGCAGGTGGTGGCCATCGGCTTCATCATCAGCATCGTCCAGGACTCGGCCGAGACCGCGCTGAACTCCTCCACCGACGTGCTGCTCACCGCCGCCGCCTGCCTGGCGCAGCAGGACTGA
- a CDS encoding heavy metal sensor histidine kinase, with the protein MRLWPRALSLRLALLFALVGVLLLGAIGFYLYASLAREIAWRDDQALLGRLERMHGLLDDSASIDALRQRPQLYGNMLGNRDSLLWLLDAEGRALIEVNPAQLALPRLAATAQVRLADSADGAARLAWLQVAGDGGALTLVAGKLLAERGQMLAAYRLKLWLALAVGALLAFLLGWAVSQRALRPLRRLAARAEGIDVQHLHLRLAGGEQVSELRGLSVALDRMLARLEDGFAQLSRFSEDLAHEMRTPLGNLMGQTQQTLRQPRTAEEYENLLASCLEEYERLARMIDSMLFLARSEQPQASVSRETVELAALVDQLCEYFEGMAEERELRLVNRAQGSLQADAQLLRRALANLLANALRHATPGTAVSIDSRRTATALEIAVHNAGEPIGAEHQPRLFERFYRCDPSRAQPGDTGGLGLAIVRSIMQLHGGSVLVSSGVEGTCFVLVFPVAGV; encoded by the coding sequence GTGAGGCTGTGGCCGCGCGCCCTGAGCCTGCGCCTGGCGCTGCTGTTCGCCCTGGTCGGCGTGCTGCTGCTCGGCGCCATCGGCTTCTACCTGTACGCCTCGTTGGCGCGCGAGATCGCCTGGCGCGACGACCAGGCCCTGCTTGGCCGTCTCGAGCGCATGCACGGGCTGCTCGACGACAGCGCCAGCATCGATGCGCTGCGCCAGCGTCCGCAGCTGTACGGCAACATGCTCGGCAACCGCGACAGCCTGCTGTGGCTGCTCGACGCCGAGGGCCGCGCGCTGATCGAGGTCAACCCGGCGCAGCTGGCGTTGCCGCGCCTGGCGGCGACGGCGCAGGTGCGCCTGGCCGACAGTGCCGACGGCGCAGCGCGGCTGGCCTGGCTGCAGGTGGCCGGCGACGGCGGCGCGCTGACCCTAGTGGCCGGCAAGCTGCTCGCCGAGCGTGGGCAGATGCTCGCCGCCTACCGGCTCAAGCTGTGGCTGGCGCTGGCGGTCGGCGCGCTGCTGGCCTTCCTGCTCGGCTGGGCGGTCAGCCAGCGCGCCCTGCGTCCGCTGCGCCGGCTGGCGGCGCGCGCCGAGGGTATCGACGTGCAGCACCTGCACCTGCGCCTGGCCGGCGGCGAGCAGGTCAGCGAGCTGCGCGGCCTGAGCGTCGCCCTCGACCGCATGCTCGCCCGCCTGGAGGACGGCTTCGCCCAGCTGTCGCGTTTCTCCGAGGACCTCGCCCACGAGATGCGCACGCCGCTGGGCAACCTGATGGGGCAGACCCAGCAGACCCTGCGCCAGCCGCGCACGGCGGAGGAGTACGAGAACCTGCTGGCCTCCTGCCTGGAGGAGTACGAGCGGCTGGCGCGGATGATCGACAGCATGCTGTTCCTCGCCCGCAGCGAGCAGCCGCAGGCCTCGGTCAGCCGCGAGACGGTCGAGCTGGCCGCGCTGGTCGATCAGCTCTGCGAGTACTTCGAGGGCATGGCCGAGGAGCGCGAGCTGCGCCTGGTCAATCGCGCGCAGGGCAGCCTGCAGGCCGACGCCCAGCTGCTGCGCCGCGCGCTGGCCAACCTGCTGGCCAACGCCCTGCGCCACGCTACGCCGGGCACCGCGGTGAGCATCGACAGCCGGCGCACGGCGACGGCGCTGGAGATCGCCGTGCACAACGCGGGCGAGCCGATCGGTGCCGAACACCAGCCGCGGCTGTTCGAGCGCTTCTACCGCTGCGACCCTTCGCGCGCCCAGCCGGGCGACACCGGCGGCCTCGGCCTGGCCATCGTGCGTTCGATCATGCAGCTGCACGGCGGCAGCGTGCTGGTGTCGAGCGGTGTTGAGGGCACCTGCTTCGTCCTGGTGTTCCCCGTCGCCGGCGTCTGA
- a CDS encoding heavy metal response regulator transcription factor: MRILVVEDEVKTADYLGRGLSEDGYLVEVARDGLDGLHLIRESEFDLIILDVMLPGLDGWQVLQEIRRRAPTPVLFLTARDAVEDRVRGLELGADDYLVKPFSYAELLARVRSLLRRGPPREIERFQVADLELDLLRRRVTRGGERLNLTNKEFALLHLLLSREGEVLSRAFIASQVWQMNFDSDTNVVDVAIRRLRAKVDDPYPCKLIHTVRGMGYVLEVAE; the protein is encoded by the coding sequence ATGCGCATACTGGTGGTGGAAGACGAGGTGAAGACGGCGGACTACCTGGGCCGGGGCCTGAGCGAGGACGGCTATCTGGTCGAGGTGGCGCGCGACGGCCTGGACGGCCTGCACCTGATCCGCGAGAGCGAGTTCGACCTGATCATCCTCGACGTCATGCTGCCGGGTCTGGACGGCTGGCAGGTGCTGCAGGAGATCCGCCGCCGCGCGCCGACCCCGGTGCTGTTCCTCACCGCCCGCGACGCTGTGGAGGACCGGGTGCGCGGCCTCGAACTGGGCGCCGACGACTACCTGGTCAAGCCGTTCTCCTACGCCGAGCTGCTGGCGCGGGTGCGCAGCCTGCTGCGCCGTGGCCCGCCGCGGGAGATCGAGCGCTTCCAGGTCGCCGACCTCGAACTCGACCTGCTGCGCCGCCGGGTGACCCGCGGCGGCGAGCGTCTCAACCTGACCAACAAGGAGTTCGCCCTGCTGCACCTGCTGCTCAGCCGCGAGGGCGAGGTGCTGTCGCGCGCCTTCATCGCCTCGCAGGTGTGGCAGATGAACTTCGACAGCGACACCAACGTGGTCGACGTGGCGATCCGCCGGCTGCGCGCCAAGGTCGACGATCCCTACCCGTGCAAGCTGATCCACACCGTGCGCGGCATGGGCTACGTGCTGGAGGTGGCGGAGTGA
- the nth gene encoding endonuclease III, giving the protein MNAAKRAEIFRRLKEDNPEPSTELEYQSVFELLVAVILSAQATDVGVNKATAKLFPVANTPEAIHALGVEGLEQYIKTIGLYRSKAKNVIEACRLLIEKHNSVVPNTREELEALPGVGRKTANVVLNTAFRQPAMAVDTHIFRVSNRTGIAPGKTVLEVEKKLVKFVPREYLLDAHHWLILHGRYVCKARKPQCGSCRIEDLCEYKHKTSDD; this is encoded by the coding sequence ATGAATGCCGCCAAGCGCGCGGAGATCTTCCGCCGCCTGAAGGAAGACAATCCCGAGCCGAGCACCGAGCTCGAATACCAGAGCGTCTTCGAGCTGCTGGTGGCGGTGATCCTCTCCGCCCAGGCCACCGACGTCGGCGTCAACAAGGCCACGGCGAAGCTGTTCCCGGTGGCCAACACCCCGGAGGCGATCCACGCCCTCGGCGTCGAGGGCCTCGAGCAGTACATCAAGACCATCGGCCTGTACCGCAGCAAGGCGAAGAACGTCATCGAGGCCTGCCGCCTGCTGATCGAAAAGCACAACAGTGTCGTGCCGAACACCCGCGAGGAGCTGGAGGCGCTGCCCGGCGTCGGCCGCAAGACCGCCAACGTGGTGCTCAACACCGCCTTCCGCCAGCCGGCCATGGCGGTCGACACCCACATCTTCCGGGTCAGCAACCGCACCGGTATCGCCCCCGGCAAGACCGTGCTGGAGGTGGAGAAGAAGCTGGTGAAGTTCGTGCCCAGGGAATACCTGCTCGACGCCCACCACTGGCTGATCCTGCACGGCCGCTACGTGTGCAAGGCGCGCAAGCCGCAGTGCGGCAGTTGCCGGATCGAAGACCTGTGCGAGTACAAGCACAAGACTTCGGACGATTGA
- a CDS encoding RnfABCDGE type electron transport complex subunit D yields MALPRITSPHATGHNRTQRVMQLVLLATVPGILLLTWLYGFGTLINLCWASAVALGCEAAVLRLRQRPVAFFLRDYSAVLTAVLLALALPPYSPWWLTLVATAFAIVFGKQLFGGLGQNPFNPAMLGYVVALISFPVEMTSWPAPRGFEAVTPTLGLVEGLQRILGLTAGLPDAWTQATALDALKVNKSLTMAELWAGNPAFGNFGGYGSEAVNLAFLAGGLFLLYKRVFTWHAPLGMLAALALMSLLFWNGSGSDSNGSPLFHLLTGATMLGAFFIVTDPVSGATSVLGRLIFGAGVGMLAYVIRAWGGYPDGVAFAVLLMNLAAPTIDYYTRPRTYGHRKPERGFKLGD; encoded by the coding sequence ATGGCACTGCCCCGCATCACCTCGCCCCACGCCACGGGCCACAACCGCACCCAGCGGGTCATGCAGCTGGTGCTGCTGGCGACCGTGCCCGGCATCCTGCTGCTGACCTGGCTGTATGGTTTCGGCACCCTGATCAACCTGTGCTGGGCCAGCGCCGTCGCCCTCGGCTGCGAGGCGGCGGTGCTGCGCCTGCGCCAGCGCCCGGTGGCCTTCTTCCTGCGCGACTACAGCGCGGTGCTCACCGCCGTGCTGCTGGCCCTGGCCCTGCCGCCCTACTCGCCCTGGTGGCTGACCCTGGTGGCCACCGCCTTCGCCATCGTGTTCGGCAAGCAGCTGTTCGGCGGCCTCGGCCAGAACCCGTTCAACCCGGCGATGCTCGGCTACGTGGTGGCGCTGATCTCCTTCCCGGTGGAGATGACCAGCTGGCCGGCGCCGCGCGGCTTCGAGGCGGTCACCCCGACCCTCGGCCTGGTCGAGGGCCTGCAGCGCATCCTCGGCCTCACCGCCGGCCTGCCGGACGCCTGGACCCAGGCCACCGCGCTGGACGCGCTCAAGGTCAACAAGAGCCTGACCATGGCCGAGCTGTGGGCCGGCAACCCCGCCTTCGGCAACTTCGGCGGCTACGGCAGCGAGGCCGTCAACCTGGCGTTCCTCGCCGGCGGCCTGTTCCTGCTGTACAAGCGCGTGTTCACCTGGCATGCCCCGCTCGGCATGCTCGCCGCCCTGGCGCTGATGAGCCTGCTGTTCTGGAACGGCTCGGGCTCCGACTCCAATGGCTCGCCGCTGTTCCACCTGCTCACCGGCGCGACCATGCTCGGCGCCTTCTTCATCGTCACCGATCCGGTATCAGGCGCCACCAGCGTGCTCGGCCGGCTGATCTTCGGCGCCGGCGTCGGCATGCTGGCCTACGTGATCCGCGCCTGGGGCGGCTATCCGGACGGCGTGGCCTTCGCCGTGCTGCTGATGAACCTGGCCGCGCCGACCATCGACTACTACACCCGTCCGCGCACCTACGGCCACCGCAAGCCGGAACGCGGCTTCAAGCTGGGAGACTGA
- a CDS encoding DUF2790 domain-containing protein, whose product MNMRLIALPLLLAAGLAQAQDSDVQPYRYGSQPDIARVLRIDTPASPRCEVVTAVMTYRDSAGSLRRMSYLTSSEACTRQN is encoded by the coding sequence ATGAACATGCGCCTCATCGCCCTGCCCCTGCTGCTCGCCGCCGGCCTCGCCCAGGCCCAGGACAGCGACGTGCAGCCCTACCGCTACGGCAGCCAGCCGGATATCGCGCGGGTGCTGCGGATCGACACCCCCGCCAGCCCGCGCTGCGAAGTGGTCACCGCGGTCATGACCTACCGCGACTCCGCCGGCAGCCTGCGCCGGATGTCCTACCTGACCTCATCCGAGGCCTGCACGCGGCAGAACTGA